Part of the Musa acuminata AAA Group cultivar baxijiao chromosome BXJ3-10, Cavendish_Baxijiao_AAA, whole genome shotgun sequence genome, AAGAAGTCGAGCTCAGACCAGAGAATGTAGGAAAAAAAGGAGGCGATCGCACGATTGCGTCAAGGAGTTTAGTATTGCTCTTGCTAATTCATGTAACACACTTTGCTGGCACACCATTTATGACCGACGCTTCATGAAATGGCACAAGAACAACACTAGACCGTAGCTGGACGCAACCTAGGACCTGAGAATGCTCCTGATGATCTCAGCCTGCGGGCTGTTGGAGTCCATCGTCGACATCAGGTCGGAGAGCCGGTCGCTGAGGTCGTCCACTTCGCGGTGCAAGCTCTTGATGTAGCTGCACGTCTCCTTCAGCAACTTGGACGCTGAAGCCTGCATGCAATCACGcgtgagaggagaggagaggagaggagagtacCGAAGTGGTTTTCTGTTTCTTGATCGCTTACCCTGCTCATGCTCCTGCGGCGAGACTCCGGGAGCAGAGACTGCAGCTTGGAGATGAGCTCGTTGATCTCCTCGTCGGTGATCCTcgacctccggctcgacatctcaATGGGCATAaaccttcttctctctctctctctctctctctctctctctctctatacctCGCCGGAGAGCAAAGTGCAGGGCTTAAAGGAGAATTGGAGGGGGAGAAATGTAGAAGTGGCTCTGTAAGGCAAGCTTCCAAGAAACGTAATATTAGTAGGGGAGAGACTCCATGGCCTACCTGTCTCGCCTTCTTGCCAAGTGTGGGTCCGTTCTGTTGGCCATGGCTCCATGGGCCAATCCAATGGAGGCAAGAAGGTCCGTTCCTCACGTTCCATGGTAAACAGTGGGAGTGAGGCATTGATGATGCCACTGCTGGGTAGCTGTTTACCCAATTTACCTTGTACCACAAAGATGCCCTGTGTCTCTTCtgctctcctcctccgccgcctcctcctcagaATTGCCTCGTCTTGTGGATCTGCAGGTCGGTGTTTGTTCTCGAACATGATGATCCCAGCTTGAGCACAACTCGGCGCCAGAGTACAGATGTTAATGGCGGAGAACGAGAGATGAGAAGGGACAGTGCCGCGAAAAGACGCGTGGTGTGTGCAGTTTTGGTGGCATTCGGCCACCACCGAGCGTGATGGGGACGTGCGGCGCCCCTCAGGACATGATGATGTGCGATGACATGACGGTGGCATGCAGCTCGGTGTTCCCCGGAGGGGGCGGCGATGTCGCGCGGCATCGCCGACGGCGACCGGGCCACCTGGAGACCATGGGCGCATCCACATGACGGTGCGTCGCGGGCCTACGTAGCTCATCGTCTTCCTCGGTCGGCGCACCCACAGCCTAATTATTAGCTTTGGTTTACCCGTGTGAGAGGTAGATCAGGCGGGGGATCTACGCTACCAGTGAAGCTCCAGGGTCTGAGAATGAGACGTGCCTGTTGCAGAGGGCCACTTGGTTGTCAGGGGGGGAGTCCATCAAAGATGCGTGTGGGGGACAGGAGAAGAACTTGTCATGGGAGGAAATGGCCGTGAAGCTGCCAAACTCGGGTGCCATGGGAGCCCAACACACAACCCCGCGTGTTCTTCTCGTTCTGCAGATTAACCTCTGGAGCTGGTAACATCTTCCCCCATGTGACCAAGGTCGACATGACACTGGCCGCTGATGGCAACAAGGGAGAGCAACTCTCTCCCATTGCCTGCCAGCTTCAATCATGCAAGCTTCTTTAccgcctcttcttccttctaAAGGACTGTGACTCACAGGAGTTGTAGGCCTGCAAGCTTCCCTTTCATCCACCACTCACCCAGTGTGCATATCTACAGCACTTGTTTGAAGCTTAGAGCAATTGCTTCCTCTTTACATGGAGAACTTTAGGCTTCTAGCTCTGCATCATTCTTGCTGAGTTGTGATTCAGATGCAGAAGGTTTCTgatacatgaagaagaagaagaagaagaagaagaagaagaagaagaagaagaagaagaagaattcagTTCATATTTCAGATGTGCATCTGCCAAACCATCCTCCTACTGATGTTTATTTCCAGCCCCTTTCTGCCTTATAATTATAAGAAAACCAAATTATGCATGGAAGATCAATGGATTATGATATGCAAATGTCTGTCTGTGTCTCTGTGGAGTGGCCCAAATCTGGCCCGAGAATGGCCCGTCATCACCGGTAAATAAACAGCCTGATTAATGTCACTAATTGTAGCTAATTTGTTCTTAATGGAAAATATATCTCCTGTTCAAGGAAACTTAAGATCATTGTATTCACTGTTGTGAGATTTGTGGTGATCCAGCAATTAAAATCCTTCAAGTCTGAATGCTTTTAGATGCCTCCATGACCTGACCATTGACCTCCATTAGATTAGAGATGCATTCCATTACAGTGTTCTTGCAATTTGTGGGCATGGCTGGGAAATGTAGGAACAGGAAGCCACAGTCCAGCCAATAACACATGCATAAATCCATGCAGCTTGATCTGCACATCCTCTGTCTCTTTTAGTTTCTTCTCTGCTGCTGTGACCTCCAACTGTATGGCATTCAATGTTTCAGAGGAACATAATAGAAGCTCTTGATGACAATTAAGGTACTCCAATTAGTTTGATTCTTTATGGAACTGAAACATTCTTGAAGCAGTTGATGTCATGGTGGTAGACAAGATCAATGAGTTTTTAGTGCTGTTGAGTGGCAATGTGTTGCCAACTATACCTTGACACCTTCTCGGTGAGTTCCTTGAATGTTCATCTTTAGCAGATAGGCCATGTAAACAATGCACCAATTCATCTGCATCATGTCGCAGACCAACACCAAGTTTGTGCATAAGAACAATATTATCAGTGTTGTCAGGGATGGAGAACAAGGTATTGTAGGAAAATAGCTGATGAACAGTGATATGTGAAGATTTCAAGAGGCAAAGCCACTTTGTTTAGCTTGCAAGCAGAGATTCTTTAATCATCTTCAATTCCATATATCTCTCTCCGCATTAGCCATGTCGTTCTGAATCCACTCATCTGATCAGAGAGGAGGACTATGTTTTGGATGCCTGTAGAGGAGACGCATCAATCTGCAACCTTAGTGCAGAAGTTTTGAGTCTGATGACAGGAATTGAACGGGTAATTGTGATGGCAGAAGATCACCGGGAGCTCTGAGGTGTGCCACCCTCACCATGTCATCGTCAAGGCCCTGCTGCTGCAGAGTTACCATTGACTTGTACTTTCTTTTCCATGAGTTGACCAGGCGAGATGAGAAGAACATGGTACGGTTGAGCATCTCCATCTTCCTCCCAGTTTATGATGATTGTTCTCATTCGAGAAAGCTTCATGCTCACTCTCTGATCTCCAAATCTCTACTCTTCTTTTCATGAAGCCTAATGCAAAATTCGCTCTCTTTAAATCGACCTTTTTTGCTTCCATTTCAACTACGGTGACGTTGTGGCGGAACCGCAATTCCTGGAAAGTCCACTGGCCTTTTAATGGGGGCCGCACGGGCGCCGCCATGGATCCGAGTGGGCCGCGCCGCGCGCTGGTCGTTTATGCGGCGAGTCGTCTTCTCTTCCCCTCCCTTGGCCGCCTTTCCGGGCAAGCGTTACGTAGGTAAAAACCGAATCTTTCCGCCGCCAATGTGAGTTCGGTCTTCTCAGGAGGCGATGGGGAACTGCTAGAAGGCCTCGTGGAGGAACGACGACGCTCGGGCCGCGCAGACCTCTCCACGTGAGCCCTTGAACTGCTCGCTTTGGTCGATTTGTAGCTTAATTTTGTCATCTAGCTGTTGTTCCTCTGTGGTTGCTGTTTGATGTCGGAGCGGGGAAAAGCTTGGGGCTTTCCATATGATTGGTGGATTTGGTTGCAGAGACTGGTCAGTAGAAAAGCTTTGGGGGTTTCTTTTGGCTATTTGGGGAATTGAATGGATAGGTTTTGGGTTTCCAAGCTGCACACTTGCATGTTGTGGTTCTAAGCTACTTCTTTGGTTTAGCTTAGGTGTTCTTGCTTGCAGCAAATTTTTTGTGCCTCTCTTTTTTTATGAGTAATAGTAGTCTGAATTACTGAAACATAGCAACAGATCTACATTCGGGCTGTCGGTTTTGCATCAAGTGGGTTGTATTGGCCAATTATTTCAAAGAGAAAATATGTGATACATGCATTTTTCTTGTGGGAGTTCAGAATTTATTGTTTGTCCTTTGTACTTTTAGAAATTTAAACTAAGGTGGATTCCATTTTATTAGGATAAACTTTTTTGTACTACTGTAGTTGCATCAAGAGGATCTATCTGGTTGCATGTAGTCTTGCCTTTACATCAATTGCACTGTGGGTTTGACAGAAAGCCATTACAACTTAGATTGGCAAGGTTGTTCAGAGACTTCCTGAGCTGATACCAAAGTTTAGATGGTGAGAATTCTTAGAATTTCAATACTTAAGTGTTGCTTGTGAACTGAAAGGATATctgttttttgtttattttatccCTGCAAGTGTTTCTTGTCAAACCCGGAAGGTGCAAACCGGTTTAGGTATAGATCTTGAGTGTTGATATTAAGGTTTTGGAATCAAAAGAGGACCTTGCGTCTTGATAAGGCAATTGTAGTAAAACTTTTCGAGGGAAATGGAGTACTCATTGTGTGGATGTCCTCAGGATATTATGTGTTTTGTAATCCTTATTCGGTATGCCAAACCATGTCATCTTTAATCTCATTCTTCTGATATGGTGCTCTGGCTTATTTCTTCTGCAATTGTGCATAGTTAGTCACAAATGTTTCTTAAACTTAATATGTGTGTGTGGTTTtgtttttgaattaattttttctttgtACAACAAATCTTTCAAAAGTTATCTTCGGCTCCTTCAACTTTAACAACATGTTCAACCGCCTCAACTCTTACCGTGCCTTCGTACAGTGAAAAAACTTCTAGTGGTAGTCTTTACACACCAAGAACAGAAGGTGAAATCTTATCTGCCTTGAATTTGAAGTCCTTCACGCTCAAGGATATGAAAAACATCACTAGAAACTTCGGTTCAGAATGTTGTATTGGAGAAGTAGGGTTTGGTTATGTTTATAAAGGTTGGATGGATGACCAAACTCTTGCTCCGTCGAAGCCTGGTCGCGGAATGGTTGTTGCTGTCAAGAAGCTCAAACTTGAGAGTTTCCAAGGCCATAAGGAATGGCTGGTGTGTGTTTTTATTTATCTTATTTCCTCAGCGCCTTCCTAATTGTTACTTCTTTTGTAGTTATGTTGATTAGTGATTGCAGACAGAGGTTAACTATCTTGGTCAGCTTCACCATCCGAATGTGGTTAAGCTCATTGGCTACTGTTTGGACGATGATAATCGACTTCTGGTCTACGAATGCATGGCAAAAGGCAGCTTGGAGAAGAACCTTTTCTGAAGTGAGTACCAATAAATATGTGAAAACATTCTGGTTCATTGATCATTATCACTTGATTTATCCAGAAAAGACTGGCATGAACAACTCTTTAATTTAGCCAGAAGGGATAGAAGAACTTTGACTCTTTTTGATGAGGATACAACACATCAACATGTTTGAACTTTTGGAATATGTTCATCCAATTCTAGATTTACCAGGTGTACTGCAATGCTGCTAACATGTTCTTGTAAGAATAATTCCACATTTCTGAACAGATTTTTTGTTTTCTCACATTGATTCCTAGGACGTGCTCAGCCGCTCGACTGGGCAACAAGACTCAAAGTCGCGATTGGAGCAGCGAGGGGTCTCTCATTTTTGCATGATTCCGAGTTTCAAGTAATTTATTGAGACGTCAAGGCCTCTAACATTCTCCTTGACTCAGTATGTTGTAGAGATGTGTGTGCCAAGAAGAAGCACACAAGATTTCGGAATAAAAGCCTCACGGCTTATTTTGCTTTCACGCCGAGCAGGAATTTAATGCAAAGCTTTCAGAGTTCGGCCTCGCAAAAGCTGGACCAACTGGGGATAGAACTCATGTCTCTACTCAGGTCATGGGAACTAAAGGGTACGCAGCTCCTGAATACATCACGACAGGTATGCTGAATTTAGTATTGCTTTCTAGTCTCCATTTTCTTGTGCACACAAAGTATTTGCGTTTCTTACAGTTGGAACAGTATTCATGATGTAAATTGTTTAGTgttttttattattgttgatgACATCCAGAATAAAAGATACCAACTTTTTCGTTGGTCGATGACATCTGTTGCTTTTGATGATGCATTTACGATCAAGAACGCATGTATTCTGAAACAAGCAGAAAGATACCGAATTCACGATGCAAATtacatagtattttttttattattgttggtGAAATCCAGAAGAAAAGATACAGAATTCTCGTTAGTCAATGAGATCTGTTGCTTTTGATCATGCACGATAAAGAGCATAATGTTTGAACAACCTTCTCTTAACTGGTTCTAATCATCCTCACTCTGCTTACGAGCAAAGCAACCAAATGCTTTCTCTTAGTAAACCTTCCTTACCTGGTTGCAGGTAGGCTGTCTGCAAAAGCTGATGCCTACAGCTTCGAGGTGGTGGTGTTGTTGGAGATGCTATCGGGGCGTCGAGCGCACGACAGATCGAGAAAAGGCATAGAACAGAGGCTGGTGGACTGGGCACGACGCTGCTTGGGCGACAAGCGCAAACTATATGGAATCATGGATGCGAGGCTCAAAGGGCAGTTCCAAAGAGAGGAGCCAACGCTCTTGCATTGCTCGCCTCCAAGTGTGTCGGCAACGATGCCAAACTCCACCCCTCGCTGTCTCAGGTCTTGGCATCCTTGGACGGACCAAATCTGCAGTCGCCATT contains:
- the LOC135650751 gene encoding transcription factor ILI3-like, which translates into the protein MPIEMSSRRSRITDEEINELISKLQSLLPESRRRSMSRASASKLLKETCSYIKSLHREVDDLSDRLSDLMSTMDSNSPQAEIIRSILRS